In Bos indicus isolate NIAB-ARS_2022 breed Sahiwal x Tharparkar chromosome 10, NIAB-ARS_B.indTharparkar_mat_pri_1.0, whole genome shotgun sequence, the DNA window TGATGAGACAGCCCTGGGAAAAAACGGATTAGGGACACTTCCTCTGTAGGAGTAGTTGATTCCGTTAATGGGTGACATTTTCAGCAAGTGGGAAATTCTGACTGGTTGAAATGAAATCTGTGGTTCAAAAGAGGTTTTTGGTATTCTTTTCCTTAGTGCCTCACGTGGAAAGAACCACCCCCAAGCTTATGACTGTCGTACCTCATTCCACCTTTTTTGGGGACTAGATTCAAAGGACTTGGAATCACTCCTGCTTCCAAAGCCAACCATTTGGCTTGGGGGTGGAGAGGGCTCAAGACTATGTTCCAGGACCTCACCCAGACTGGCAACATTAATGATGAGACATCCCGCAGGGCCTCCAGATCCAGCCTGGCTGGGGGCTTGCCCCCACTGCCTGCCAGATGACCACCTCCACATGGAAAGACGCAGTGCTGCCCCCCACCCACATGCCTGGACCCCCACGAGCCTCTCAAAGGAGGCATGGTCCATTTTCCCCACAGGTAGGCTTAGGTTTCTAAACATATTCCAATGGGGCATCTGAACAGTGGATGCCAGCAGTTCTTTGCTTCCTTGGAGGTGTCCATACACTGCTCTTCGTGACCGCACAGTCAAGTGAGAAATGTGAGAAGAGCTCGTGACCAGACACACAGGATACCTGCAGAACAAGATGCCAGCTGAACAGAGCTGTTGGCCACACACAAGGAAGATCGCAAGCTCTCAGCGCTGACACTTGGGCCACGTGCCCACCCCTCACCGATGGTTGACCTCTAAGGCGCCACCAGTGTGCGTTCACAGGGATCCCCAAGGACTGAGCAGCTTAAGTATCGTGTATTACTTCCAGAAAGGGTTTAAGATGACTTGCCATGGAAGGCCCACAGATAAAACTGTTCAAGGGAGAATAAAGGTAAGAACCAAATGATGAACAGCAACTGGTGTAAAGAAAACCTTGGCCAAGAACTAGTGCTGCAGCTAGAGCCTGGCGTTTATCCTGGGCCTCCTGGTGCAAAGGCGAGAAGGTTTTCAGGGTGTACAACccagtcattacagagtattgtcTAAAATGGCCTAACACCTGACCTCTGCCCGTGTTTCTGAATAAAGACTGGCTGGAGACTCAGTTTGGTATCTACCTGTTGCCTACGAGAAGATGTGGAGGCCGTCATCTTTGTGGATGGTACAGAGATGGGTCCCAGGCTGCCCTGCTCTCAGTGACATAAGGACAGACATGGAAGGGGATCTTTTCTAAAACTGCAATCACAAAGGGAAGGCGCTCATCAGACCTCCTGGGACCCGAGTGCATGGTCTTACCTCAAAGTCGTTTCCCTTGTTATAGTGCATATTGAGAGCTCGAAAAAGTTCTGAGTCACGGAGAATCACCAGCATTTTGGGATTTGTGACACCATCTGAAATCGCTTGCCGGGCAAATTTCTCCATCTGTATGTAATAAAACTCACGGAAGTTGCTGAACCACTTGATCATCTGGGAGGTGATGCAGCGGTTGAACTGTGCAAACAACAGGATCCATGAAGTCAGACGTTTGCCTCGAGGTGCTCAGAGTCAGAACTGCCAGCTTCCAATTCAACACAGGGGTTAGCGAGAGTGGCTTCAATTCACACTAAACAgggctttctttaaaaaagaagtcacagCTATTTTCTAAgcctatacagttcatggaaaaatctgaattagCTGTAATGCCcagtagaaaacaaatgtattttatagCCTAGACTTATAAAGGTTTTTCACTCCTTAAGTGTGACTTTGGGAGGGCCCAAGGTCAAGATCAGTGTGGTTCCAGTGTCTACAGCACCCAGGTAGATTACATCACAGCCCCAGTGCCCTCTGCCAGGTAGAGCCAAGGGAAGGGGTAATGGTATAGATCAGAGAACTATGTATTGGCAACTCAGAGTTGCAGAATGAATCAAAAATGAGAACTTGGATCAGGGAAGAAGCAAGGGACTGGGTATGAGGAAaatagctcaaaaaaaaaaaaaaaaaaaaacaacaaaggatGATTGAGATACAAAGGATACAAAGTATTAACAGCCCCTAACCCAACACCCAGGGTAAAGGAGGCCCTCTGAAACCATGGAAACTTCCAAGGCCTGGTTCCAACCATTAGAGCTTGATTTTTCTCATTGTCACACTGATTTGTATGGTCCTTCACTCAGTTTTGAAACAAAAACGTTCAAAGGTAAATTTAACAGCcacagtgtccaactcttgatatattttttcttttttatagtgtCCCCAGCAAAGACAGAACACTAGGTTAAAGGTGCTGTTTACTCTTGGTTCTATAAGCCCGCCTCCTTCCCCAAGTGTTTCTGGGTCTTAGCTATAGCTCAGAAGCTTACGTTCAGAGACCCGACCTTCCTTCTCCCAAAGTTACCCCtgtttgttcagtctctcagcccaGGACAAAAATCCCACAACAAGAAGAGGAGCTAAAGTGCACAAATGATGACCTAGGGTTTGACTCGACGTGGGAAATACCTAGGGCCCCTGGGGAGTTTTGCAGAGACTGAAACTCAGTTGAAGGACTTTACCTGAACATCAGGGAAATAAGCCTTCAGGAGGCTGGAGCTGGGGTAGCGTGTGAAGAAAAACATTAGTTTGGCCTTCTTCAAGTGACCAGGATTGAGGCCCTCCTGGATTTGGCCCAGGGTCAAGGAAAACTAAAACCAGTTTATCAAATGATTTTGTCAAATTATCCAAATGCTAAATTGCCCTGTTCCTTAtggtttctatttaatttttttccggTTGAATGATgtgtttgcttcatttttctgtctCTAGCAAGTATGATCAGataaacttctttctttccagatgCTGAATACCATCTATGTACAGTCAAGTTGCagagtttaaaaaacattttgatgTGTTAAAGATCTATTGCATATGTGATAGCAAATACAATTTGTTGTACTCAGTGTGAGTGTGCGCGCTTTCACAATAGGGTGGGAAGAGATGGCAGCTGTCCCCCAGATAAACTATGTTAAATCCCCAAGTAGAGACTTGCttctctctgtctcagtttcctcgtctgtaaaatgagaggagTCAACTAGGTGGTCCCCTTTCTGGCCCTCATCGTTGAGTTTGTGGTGTTGATGCCAGCAAGCACCTAACCTGACTGAGTACCAGATCATGGTACTCAGTGATATGGCTTTGGCTCAAGAAGCTTGAATTGCCAGGCTGCACTTCTCTCTGTTTGCCTGGCAGAAGTTCCCCCTCACCCTCCCCATCTCAACTCAGATGCCCCCTCTGCTGTGAAACGCTTCCTTGCCAAGGTAGGCCCTCCTTACCCTGGCTACCAGCGTTCTTTGTATAAGCTGTTTTTGTAAGAATGACGTGATTGGGATCTTTAGTGCACGTTTGTCTCCCCAtttagactgtgagctccttgagagcaAGGGCCTTACCCTTTCATCTTTGTATTCCACGTGCCTAGCCCGGTGCTAGGagcagagtaggtgctcaataaatgtttggtgaatgaaagaatgaatgaattgtcAACTTTAATCCACGATTAACTATGGCGATTCTATTCCAACCCATGCCTCTCACTCTGGGAACAGATCCCTTCCCCTTTAATAAGAGCAGGGGGTTGTGGCCTGAAAACCTAGCACCAGGGTGGTAGGGAAATAAAGAGTCTTACGCTAGAACACTTAGCATTCCCAGGAACAATCCTAGGGCTGAGTGGGAAACGTGCAGGGTAACCTTGGAGCTGAGGCTGAGAGCTGTAGCTTTAGGACAATGAAGACTTCTTAGTAGGACAGGTCAGTTTACCCGAAGGAAACCAGACAACTGATTACAACTATAGCTGGCCCAGGCACCCAGGCCACTGTCCAGGAGGCCCCTGCCCCTTGCCTCATTAGCCCTACTTCTTATCCTTCATAAGTGCTGTGGAAAGAATCCTGGATTGGGAGTTCAAAGACCCAGCTTCAGATAATAGATTTTGCCACCTAGtcgctgtgtgaccctgggcaagccgCTTACCTTCTCTGGGCCCCATTTCTAAATTGTGGAGTGTAGTGGTTGAAACTTGTGCTTGGAAGTCAGATGCTggctttgaatcctggctctgcatgTGTTTGTCTTTGAGCAAGTTAGTCTGCTTCTCTGTCCCTCTCAGATACTGATCTAGAGTGGATACTTGAGGGTGGTGAGGTAACTCGGGCTCACAACCCCTTATCTGAAACAGTGGGCCAAATGGACACCAggtttcagaatttattttatcaAGGCAATATGGTGCGTGTATGATGTGTTAGTTACTGCCCACAGCAGGGTCTGTGGCAGCTGTCCAATCAGATAAAGTTGCAGCGGCAAAATCAATGACTAATTGTGCTAAGTGAGATAGTCTATAAGAGGCCTCCTATCAGcacagggagggcttcccagatgctgctggtgttaaagaacctgcctgccaatgcaggagacacaggagatgtgggttccatccctgggtcaggaagatcccctggaggagggcattgcaactcactccagtattcttgcctggagagtccccatggacacaggaacctggtgggctatagtccatggggttgcaaggagtcggacacgactgaagcaacttagcacacagcacaggtcAGGTTTTGCAACCAAGAGAATTTCCCATCGACCTTAGGAGAAAGAAATCATAGAGCTTTTCAGAGCGTTTTGAGTTTCAGAACTGTGTCTAGGTGGCAGTGCACAGGGGCACTGTCAGTCCCAATGCCCGCCGCCCAGGAGGTGTGCGGTCACCCATCATTGTCTCGTCATTGTACCCTCTCCACCTGTTCACAGGGTGTCATGTGAATGGAAAGTTCATTTATACTTAAGCATCTTGCTCTTCTGGGCTTTCAAGGCCCAGAAGAACGAATTTATAATTCTAGAATGAGGGAATAATTGGGGCCAGGATGCTGCCTGGGGGCCCCAAATCGTTCCAAAGGTAGCCAACTGCATGACCAGGGCAGCCAGGCCCTGTGGGTGGCCCCTGAAAACTCCTGAAGTTCTCGCAGCCCAAGCCTCATTTCACAAGGCAGGGCCAGGCATACAGAAGGTGCTTTTCTGAAACAGCAGAATACCCTTCCCAGgggaagatcagtggagaatcTTTGGGGACTGAGTTCTTGAGGTTCTTCCACAATCTGACAGGGAGACTTAACCAGTGGCCTCTTATCAAAGACCCAGACAGATAGCTTCTCTCACAGAGGGCTTTCATCTGACAAGAAAATCTGTCTATGGTGATATCTCCGTGTCTACTGCCTGAAAGGTGTACTGGTGGCCGTCGAGATGCTCTCAGCATTGGGTTTGTTTGTGGCTGTTGCTCCCTGCCTGCTAGGAAAAGAACCCAGGGGTGTCCAAGCTTGGGCAGTGTTGCCAACACTTGTGACCAGCAGGTGGCGCTCATAGCATTTAGGACACAAGAGCCAGCCTCGTGTGGCCGTGAGCTGGTTCCACCCCATCCTGCCGCCTTCACCACAGCCTGCCAGGTAGAAGGGGCATGACTATTCACCCCTGCTTGTGTGACTCCACAGAACCCAGGAGATGCAATTTAAGGCTGTTCCTGAGAAGCAGCAGCATGAGCTTGGCTCACTAAAAAAGCCACATCCAAAATATGTTCTCAGGAGCTTTAATCTCATAAGATGCTGGTTGAAAGAGGGTTCTTTGGTTTTATGCGTGTGGGACCGCATACATTCTCCTCTTAGCATTTTTCATCGGACTTCATGTTaaaaaggctctgagaagtcccaCAGAAATGGAATTAACCCAGTGTTTACCCAAGCAACTTCTTCTCTTGCTTCAACAACTTTTACATTCCTGAGGGAGGGTTActctggagaaatgcctgtttctGAGTGGGATCTCCCTACGGCTTGCAGAGGTGATGCAGTAAGATTCAGACCCCCTGCAGACCAGCCTGGGCCCCACAGCCTGCTCGGCGGGGGCCCCCCACCctgctccacacacacacagcacccagCTCTCTCCTCAGCTGCAGCCTAGAAGCTAGTCCTTAAACTGAAGTCTTCTTACCCCTTTCACCTGGCCTCAGGTCTTGTCCCTGAAGAAAATCTCCCCTTTTCCCATGGGCCCCACAAGTTTCTGGCCCCTCATGTATTGCCCATGAGTTATCTAGTGTGCAGGTAGAGGGGCATGACTATCCACCCCTGCTAGTGTGACTCCACAGACACAAGGAGATGCAATTTAATGAGATGTCTCAATGAAGCAGATGTCTCTTTTTGCCTGAAGAGACAAGAGGTTCCGGGAGCCACGCCTCAGGTGAGGGCATTCCTTTGACCTGTTCTGCCGAGGTGTCTGAGCAGCTGACGTCTCAGTGATGGGGTTCTTCCTTCCACAAGCTGTTTTTGTCATATTTTGGGAGCCCATTtgggtttaaaaataaacaaaacccttCCAGACCCAAAGGACTAAGTCAGTAGTGATAGAATCTATGTTACAGAAGAAGGTAAAGGAACTCTCCCAGACCCTTAGATCTCAGAACGTGGTCACCACTTTCTCAGGAACCTACTAGCtatgagccacaggggaaggaaGCCCCAGAACGAACATTAAGAAGACCCGCTCTCCTCTGGAAGGGCAGAGCGGTTCCCTGTGCCAAGCAGTTATTTGTCCCCTAACCTCCCCTCAGCGTCCAGAGTTTCTGTCTCTCTGGGCTGGGACAAACGAGAACCCCGATTGCCCAAAAAGGATATGTGGGCCGCAGAGAAAGGAAGCGCGTCCATGCCGGCCTGCCGGCCCCCCGGCTCCATTTTCACCGGGGAAACGAGGGGCAGTCTTTCCAAACAGGTGGACGTGAAGGGCCAGGGGCACTGCTGCTGGCCCAAGGCCAGAGGTCGCAGTTTGGCAGCTCCCCAAGGTCGCAGGGCCATCTTGGAGGAGGGCTGGCTCGGGGCAGATGGGTCCTGAGGAAGATCGCCCCTCCAGCGGCCACCGGGCCCGTGGCCCAGTAGCTGGCCGAGAATCCACTCCTCCTGGATGTGGGCAGGTGCAACCGCCAAGGGACAGTCTGCTGGGGGAGCCTGATAGGGTTTGGGGATCACTCTCGGAGAGACGGGGTACCTGGGAGAATCTAGAGGCTTGGCCAGCGATAAGCTGCCCAGCGGAGCCTCCCCTGGTGGCTGGGCCCGCCTGGGCAAGGCCGCCAGAGGAAGCGGATCTTTACGGGCACTGCCCTCGGGAGGCAAGGGCTCACTTCTCCCGTCTGGCTCTGGCCCCTGGAATCTCCCACCCAGCTGAGTCAGGTGCCCCGAAGGATCCACCAGTACCTTTTGTAACACCGAGTCCACAGCCTGGGATATGGCCCCCGTCAGTTCTTTCTTCAGACTCTCCAGCAAGGCCCGTGCTCCAGCGGGAAGAAACCTGGGCCCCTCAGACAGGTACTGGACTTCAGACACTCTGTGTTTCTCCACCCTGGAGAGGTCCCTGATGGACCCTTGGCTGTGGTCGCTGTCCGCCCCCCAGGGCCCAGACCTAGAGCCATTCCTCTGGTCTGCCGTTGGAGGGCCCTGAGCTGCGGCCCTGGGCTCCACGGCCCGCAGGATGCGCTGCTGCAGGTGTCTCATCTGCTGCCTCAGCAGGTGGAGCTGTCCTCTCACCCGAGGGCCCCCCTTCCTGCCGCCGCCCCGGTTCCCGGCGGGGCCTGCCTCCAGGGGGTCTTGCTGCATTGGAaggctctgcttcctcttccGCCCCTGGGCCTTCTCTGGGCGGCTAGGGCTGTCCCCAGTGGGGGCCCTGCCTGGCCCCAGAGAGGTTGGGGAGAGGAACATGCCTTGGACGATGGTCTCTACTCTGGCCCTCTTTGCCTGGATGTGCTCATCCCCAAAGCAGTCAGGGTCGGAGAAGCTGGAGCTGGGGACCTGACTCCAGGCAAAGGGGGAGCATCTGCTCTGCTCTCTGGGGGACAGGCTTCTTCCACCTTCCATACAAGGTTCTGTCGGATACTGGGCTGGTCCCAAAAGCAAGCTGGAGTTTGGATCCATCTCTTGGCTCCACAGATGCCGTAGTCAGGGTTCCGCAAGACAGTTCCTCCTCTGGAGGCTCTTAGCTGGACATGCACCTCCAGGGAGCTGGGGATTTCTCCTCTCCACTTAGAGGAAGGATTCAGACTCTGGGATTCCAGGCGCTCACCCACCACCTGGGCACTCTGAAAATAGAGATGAGAGAAAACAGGACCTGTGACTTTGAGTGGTTCCTTTCAAACTTGACCAGCAGACGAATCAGCttgaatcttgttaaaatgtagattctcaGTCAGCAGGTCTGGTGTGGGACAGCGATTGAATCTGTATCCCCAgccagctcccaggtgatgccgcTGGTCCCGACCACAGTTTGAAGACATTCCCAAGAACAGGCCTCCCAAGAGAAAGTTCTTGTCCTGCCATGACATAACAATAAAATAATCCATAATAATGATTGTGGCAGCCAGTTGCATAACCAGCATTGTGCCAATAACTTTACACCCATTACCTGATGTAATTCTCTTAACAGCTCCGTGGGAATGCTGGCagtcctattttacagataaaggaaacaggctcagaggaaTTAAGAAGTTACCTCCCTAAGGTCATATAGTTAGTGTCAGACTGGAGTCAGAATAAGATTTATCTTGATTTAGAATGACTTTCTGCAATAGAATCACCCTGGGCACTTGTTAAAAATAGCAGATCCAGTAGGTCGGCCAGTCCTGTTTAACCAGAAGTCCTTGGTGCTGTGTTAGGGCACCTGCCTTTGAAACAAGCAAACTGAAGTCTGAGAACGTGCTGTTTGACCACTATGCAGTCCTGCTCCCGGAAGAGTTGGATCATGATCTTTCAATGTTCTCACCGCTGCTTTTTAAGCATCTACTGTACATCAAGACTTCTTCTGGATGCTTGGAGAGTCTGTGGTGAATAAAGCAGCATAGTCTTGCTCTCATAGAGCAGGACATATAGCAGGGGAAG includes these proteins:
- the PROX2 gene encoding prospero homeobox protein 2, with product MDPNSSLLLGPAQYPTEPCMEGGRSLSPREQSRCSPFAWSQVPSSSFSDPDCFGDEHIQAKRARVETIVQGMFLSPTSLGPGRAPTGDSPSRPEKAQGRKRKQSLPMQQDPLEAGPAGNRGGGRKGGPRVRGQLHLLRQQMRHLQQRILRAVEPRAAAQGPPTADQRNGSRSGPWGADSDHSQGSIRDLSRVEKHRVSEVQYLSEGPRFLPAGARALLESLKKELTGAISQAVDSVLQKVLVDPSGHLTQLGGRFQGPEPDGRSEPLPPEGSARKDPLPLAALPRRAQPPGEAPLGSLSLAKPLDSPRYPVSPRVIPKPYQAPPADCPLAVAPAHIQEEWILGQLLGHGPGGRWRGDLPQDPSAPSQPSSKMALRPWGAAKLRPLALGQQQCPWPFTSTCLERLPLVSPVKMEPGGRQAGMDALPFSAAHIQEGLNPGHLKKAKLMFFFTRYPSSSLLKAYFPDVQFNRCITSQMIKWFSNFREFYYIQMEKFARQAISDGVTNPKMLVILRDSELFRALNMHYNKGNDFEVPDCFLEIASLTLQEFFKAVSSGKDADPSWKKPIYKIISKLDSDIPEIFKSSSYPQELFRN